The proteins below are encoded in one region of Helianthus annuus cultivar XRQ/B chromosome 2, HanXRQr2.0-SUNRISE, whole genome shotgun sequence:
- the LOC110920911 gene encoding uncharacterized protein LOC110920911 isoform X3, whose amino-acid sequence MDDAGKPPSTYHMLEHVYLSKKGLKSGDSLLFVRCGRRMSHRKFGYPSHSPVDFFPGSVLLTTKKKIWVGVVFIDLVWFPCYKIKLIRLQHGFYC is encoded by the exons ATGGACGATGCTG GGAAGCCACCATCTACTTACCACATGTTGGAGCATGTTTATTTAAGCAAAAAAGGGCTTAAATCTGGTGATTCTCTTTTGTTTGTCAG GTGTGGGAGAAGGATGTCACATAGAAAGTTTGGGTACCCTAGCCATAGTCCCGTGGATTTCTTTCCAGGAAGTGTGCTGCTCACCACAAAGAAAAAG ATATGGGTAGGGGTTGTGTTTATCGACTTGGTGTGGTTTCCATGTTACAAGATTAAACTGATTAGATTACAGCATGGATTTTATTGCTAA
- the LOC110920911 gene encoding uncharacterized protein LOC110920911 isoform X4, whose protein sequence is MDDAGKPPSTYHMLEHVYLSKKGLKSGDSLLFVRCGRRMSHRKFGYPSHSPVDFFPGSVLLTTKKKIWVAHEHIKAAVK, encoded by the exons ATGGACGATGCTG GGAAGCCACCATCTACTTACCACATGTTGGAGCATGTTTATTTAAGCAAAAAAGGGCTTAAATCTGGTGATTCTCTTTTGTTTGTCAG GTGTGGGAGAAGGATGTCACATAGAAAGTTTGGGTACCCTAGCCATAGTCCCGTGGATTTCTTTCCAGGAAGTGTGCTGCTCACCACAAAGAAAAAG ATATGG GTTGCACACGAGCATATTAAAGCTGCTGTTAAATAG
- the LOC110920911 gene encoding uncharacterized protein LOC110920911 isoform X1 has protein sequence MDDAGKPPSTYHMLEHVYLSKKGLKSGDSLLFVRCGRRMSHRKFGYPSHSPVDFFPGSVLLTTKKKIVDGAAIYLSVFLCFCFARYGLHTSILKLLLNSTQEHIKAAVSIFH, from the exons ATGGACGATGCTG GGAAGCCACCATCTACTTACCACATGTTGGAGCATGTTTATTTAAGCAAAAAAGGGCTTAAATCTGGTGATTCTCTTTTGTTTGTCAG GTGTGGGAGAAGGATGTCACATAGAAAGTTTGGGTACCCTAGCCATAGTCCCGTGGATTTCTTTCCAGGAAGTGTGCTGCTCACCACAAAGAAAAAG ATTGTAGATGGGGCTGCGATATACCTATCAGTCTTTCTGTGTTTTTGCTTCGCGAG ATATGG GTTGCACACGAGCATATTAAAGCTGCTGTTAAATAGCACACAAGAGCATATTAAAGCTGCTGTTAGCATATTCCATTGA
- the LOC110920911 gene encoding uncharacterized protein LOC110920911 isoform X2: MLEHVYLSKKGLKSGDSLLFVRCGRRMSHRKFGYPSHSPVDFFPGSVLLTTKKKIVDGAAIYLSVFLCFCFARYGLHTSILKLLLNSTQEHIKAAVSIFH, from the exons ATGTTGGAGCATGTTTATTTAAGCAAAAAAGGGCTTAAATCTGGTGATTCTCTTTTGTTTGTCAG GTGTGGGAGAAGGATGTCACATAGAAAGTTTGGGTACCCTAGCCATAGTCCCGTGGATTTCTTTCCAGGAAGTGTGCTGCTCACCACAAAGAAAAAG ATTGTAGATGGGGCTGCGATATACCTATCAGTCTTTCTGTGTTTTTGCTTCGCGAG ATATGG GTTGCACACGAGCATATTAAAGCTGCTGTTAAATAGCACACAAGAGCATATTAAAGCTGCTGTTAGCATATTCCATTGA